TCGCCTCGCTGCGGCTTTCTTCCGGCGGCTCCGGGGTGATCTTCGCGTCGCGCTCGCCCCCGGGCTTCCACCGTCCCCGGGTCGCTCTGGGCTGCGTACGCCGCTACTCGTCCCCATCCACGCTTCTCGCTCCGGCCAGTGTACGGCGCCCCACGGACAGCGGCCGACCGGTTTTCCGAGCCACCCGAATGGCCAGGGTCGGGTGTCCGGATTCCGGGACGCGCGGCTCGGCGGATTACCCGGCGGGGAGCTGGGCACAACGCTTGCAGGCTTGCCCGGCAGGACCGGCGGGGTGGGCGAATCGGGTGGCGTTCCCCGTTGCCGCGGGACTGAAGTCGATTTATCGTCCCAGCACGATTCGCGAGCAAGATCACGATATGTGAAGGGGCCGCGGCCATGGTGGCGAAAAAGACCGCCGAGCATCAGCCGGTGACCGGCAGATCCACGCGACCCACGGCCGCGGAAGCCTCCGGCAGTGGCAAGGGCACGGACGCGAAGAAGAGCGCTCTCAAGAAGGGCGCCGCGAAGAAGGCGGCGGCTACCGGGACGGCGGCGACGAAAGCGGTGGCGAGTACATCGGTGGCCAAGAGGACGGTGGCCAAGAGGGCCGTCGCGAAGACAGCCGCCGCGAAGACAACCGCTGTGAAGACGGTCGCCGCGAAGACAGCCGTCGAGAAGAGGGCTGCCGCTCCCAGGGGCACCGCGGCCGGGAGCGGTACCGGTAAACGCACCTCCACGAAGAGCACGGCCAGGAAGAGCACTGCCAACAAGGCGGGCGCGGCCGAGGCCGCGAAGACGACGGGAGCCACGACGGTGGTTGCGAAGAAGACTCCGGGTACGACCACGACGGCCAAGAAGCCCGGCGCGGTACCCAAGGCGCGGATCGTCGCGGCGGTGGAGCCGGGCGGACTCGCCGTACGCCCCGGTGAGGATCCATGGACCCCGGAGGAGGTCGCGGAGGCCCGGGCCGAGCTGCAGTCCGAGGTCCAGCGGCTGCGCGCCGAGCTCGCGGCCTCCGAGCAGTCGCTCGTGGGTCTGATGCGGGACTCCGGGGACGGCGCGGGCGACGACCAGGCGGACACCGGCACCAAGAACATCACGCGCGAGGGGGAGATGGCGCTGGCGGCCAACGCGCGCGAGATGCTCCTCCAGGACGAGCGGGCCCTGCAACGGCTGGAGGCGGGCACGTACGGCCTGTGCGAGAACTGCGGCAACGCGATCGGCAAGGCGCGTATGCAGGCCTTCCCGCGCGCGACGCTGTGCGTCGAATGCAAGCAGAAGCAGGAGCGGCGCTACTGACCGGGCCGCCGATTCCCGCCGGGTGCCTCCTGCGCTCCTGTGTGCCAGGAGGCGTGTCGTACTCTCGTCCTCAGTCAGGAACCTAGGTTGAGGGACTCACGTGGCAGAGGCGGAGCGCATCATCGGTACGCCGGACATCCCAGACGCGGCGGGAGCCGAGCCGGAAACCCCGGACGAGCGGCCCCGGGGCAGGCGCCGGATCCTCGTGCTGTTCACGGTCGCCGCACTGGCGTACGTGCTGGACCTCGCCAGCAAGATGATCGTGGTCGCCAAGCTGGAGCACCACGCGCCGATCGAGATCATCGGGGACTGGCTGAAGTTCGAGGCGATCCGCAACGCGGGCGCCGCCTTCGGCATGGGTGAGGCCTTCACGGTGATCTTCACGGTCATCGCCGCGGCCGTGATCGTCGTGATCGCCCGCCTGGCCCGCAAGCTCTACAGCGTGCCCTGGGCGATCGCGCTCGGCCTGCTGCTCGGCGGCGCGCTGGGCAATCTGACCGACCGGATCTTCCGCTCGCCTGGTGTCTTCGAGGGCGCGGTCGTCGACTTCATCGCACCCAAGCACTTCGCGGTCTTCAACCTGGCCGACTCGGCGATCGTCTGCGGCGGCGTCCTGATCGTCCTGCTCTCCTTCAGGGGGCTCGACCCGGACGGGACCGTCCACAAGGACTGAGGGCCCCATACTCCCGTACGAGAGTGTCCGACCCGTCCGGCATACTCGACGGGTGAGCACCGTTCCCGAGATCCGAAACCTGCCCGTGCCCGACGGCCTGGAGGGCGAGCGTGTCGACGCCGCCATCTCCCGCATGTTCGGCTTCTCCCGTACCAAGGCCGCCGAGCTCGCCGCCGCGGGGAAGGTCATGGTCGACGGGTCGGTGGTCGGGAAGTCCGAGCGGGTGCACGGCGGTGCCTGGCTCGAAGTGGAGATGCCGCAGGCACCCGCGCCCGTGCAGGTGGTGGCCGAGCCCGTCGAGGGCATGGTGATCGTGCACGACGACGACGACATCGTCGTGATCGTCAAGCCGGTCGGCGTGGCCGCGCACCCGTCGCCCGGCTGGACCGGGACGACCGTCATCGGTGGGCTCGCCGCCGCCGGATACCGCATCTCCACCTCCGGTGCCGCCGAGCGCCAGGGCATCGTGCACCGGCTCGACGTCGGCACGTCCGGCCTGATGGCGGTCGCCAAGTCGGAGCGCGCCTACACGTCGCTCAAGCGCCAGTTCAAGGAGCGCACGGTCGACAAGCGCTACCACACGCTGGTCCAGGGCCACCCCGACCCGATGAGCGGCACGATCGACGCGCCCATCGGCCGGCATCCCAACCACGACTACAAGTGGGCGGTCACGGCAGAGGGCAAGCCGTCCGTCACGCACTACGACCTCATCGAGGCGTTCCGCGCGGCCTCCCTGCTCGACGTGAAGCTGGAAACCGGCCGCACCCACCAGATCCGCGTCCACATGGCCGCCCACCGGCATCCCTGCGTAGGCGACCTGACGTACGGGGCCGACCCGACGCTCGCCAAGCGGCTCGGCCTGACCCGCCAGTGGCTGCACGCCGTACGCCTCGGCTTCGAGCACCCCGGGGACGGGACCTGGGTCGAGTTCGAGAGCGACTACCCCGACGACCTGGCCAACGCCCTGGAGCGGGTGCGCGAGGAGACGTACGCATGACCCTGCCGCCGTACGTCGTGCGTGTCGCCGAGGATCCCGCCGACCGCGAGGCCTGTTTCGCGGTGCGCAAGGAGGTCTTCGTCGCGGAGCAGCGGGTGCCGGAGGACCTGGAGTACGACGAGTTCGACGCGGGCGCGCTGCACGTGGTGGCCGTCCGGGAGGACGGGGTGGCGCTCGGCACGGGGCGGTTGCTGTACGGGGAGGCCGCGGCCGGCCGGACCGGGGGCGATCCGTCCGTGGGGTCGCTCGGGCGGCTCGCGGTGCGGAAGGAGGCGCGAGGGCTCGGGGTCGGGGTCGCGCTCGTGCGGGGTATCGAGGCGGCGGCCCGGGAGCTGGGGCTCACCGCGGTGGACCTGCATGCGCAGACCTCCGCGCTGGGGTTCTACGAGCGGCTCGGGTACGCCGGGTACGGGGACGAGTTCCACGAGGCGGGCATCGCGCATCGTGGGATGCGGCGCTCTCTTTAGTTCTTCAGGCTCATTGGTTCTTTCTCCCGTCCGCGCACCGCCCGTCGCCTGTTTCGAGTCCGTCGGGAAGTGGGCCTCTCCTGCGGGGGTGCGCTTCGGTGGCGGCCTTCCGTCCCAGGGTGGTGTCAGCCTCGGCCGGCCACCCGTGGGGTTTCGTGTGCCCTTCGGGCCTGGCGGGTCGCCGCCTCGGTGCCCGGGGGCAGGGACGCGTCCGCCGTGTTGACCCGGGGGAGGGCGTACGGGTGCTGCCCGGCCAGCCAGCGGATCATGCCCTCGCGGACGTGCACCCGGACCTTCCAGACGTCGTCGGCGTCCTTCGCCGTCACCAGGGCGCGTACCTCCATGGTGCTCGGGGTGGCGTCCGTGACGGACAGGTCGCAGGCGCGGCCGTCCCAGGCCGGGCACTCGCGCAGGAGGTCGCGGAGTTTCTCGCGCATCGCGTCCATGGGCGCGCTGTGGTCGAGGTGCCAGAAGACGATGCCGGTCATCTGGGCCCCGCCCCGCGACCAGTTCTCGAAGGGCTTCGAGGTGAAGTAGGACACCGGCATCGTGATGCGGCGCTCGTCCCAGGTGCGCACGCTCAGGAACGTCAGCGTGATCTCGTCGACCGTGCCCCACTCGCCGTCCACCACGACCGTGTCGCCCAGCCGCACCATGTCGCCGAAGGCGATCTGGAACCCCGCGAACATGTTGCTCAGCGTCGACTGGGCCGCCACACCCGCGACGATGCCCAGAATCCCGGCCGACGCCAGCAGGGAGGCGCCGGCCGCGCGCATCGCCGGGAACGTGAGAAGCATCGCCGCCACCGCCACGACTCCCACGACCGCCGCGACGACCCGCGTGATCAGCGACACCTGGGTGCGGACCCGGCGGACCCGGGCCGGGTCGGGGTGGACGCGGGCGTAACGGGCGTACGAGGTGTCCACGACCGCCGCCGCGATACGGACGATCAGCCAGGCCGTCGAGCCGATCAGCACCAGCGTCAGGGCCCGGCCGACGGCGACCTGGTGCTCCCTGAGCAGGTCTGCCTCGTGATAGGACCCTCTGAGCAGCGCCGCGCACAGCACGAGGTGGTAGGGCACACGGCCCCGGCGCAGCAGTCCCCACAGCGGAGTCTCGGTCTGCCGTTCGTCCGCCTTGCGCAGCAGGCGGTCCGTGGCCCAGCCGATGAGCAGCGTGAGCACGACCGAGCCACCGAGGACGATCAGCGGGCGCAGTACGTTCTCCATGCCGGAGAACGTAACCGGTCAGGGGCGGTCCTGAACATGCGGGGGCTTCTCTGTCAGTGGTCCCTGGCACGATGTCCACATGAACGTCATGCTCTTTCACTCGACCTACGGGCTTCGCCCCGCCGTACGCGCCGCGGCGGACCGGCTGCGGGCGGCCGGACACGAGGTGTGGACCCCCGACCTCTTCGACGGGCACACCTTCGGGACCGTCGAGGAGGGCATGGCCTTCAAGGACGCCACAGGCAAGGACGAACTGCTCAGACGGGCGATCCTGGCCGCCGCGCCCTACTCCGGGCGGGGGCTGGTGTACGCGGGGTTCTCGTTCGGTGCCGCGACCGCGCAGACGCTCGCGCTCGGCGACGCCAAGGCGCGCGGGCTGTTGCTGCTGCACGGCACGTCGGACATCGCCGAGACCGCGTCGGTGGACGAGCTGCCGGTCCAGCTGCACGTGGCCGAGCCGGACGCGTTCGAGACCGACGACTGGCTGGGCTCCTGGTATCTCCAGATGGGCAGGGCGGGCGCCGACGTGGAGATCTACCGGTACGCCGGGGCCGGTCACCTCTACACCGACCCCGACCTGCCGGACTACGACGAGGAGGCGGCCGAGGCCACCTGGCGGGTGGCGCTCGGCTTCCTCGACAGCCTGTAGGGCCGGCTCTTCGGGAGACCGGCCGCGACCGGCCTTCCGCCGGCTACACCGGGCCGTACGTCCGTTCCACCTTCTGCGTGCCGCTGCGCGTGCGGTAGGAGCGCCACCAGGTCGACGTCGCGTTCGCCTTCGTGCGGTCGGACAGCACGTAGTAGTCCATCTGCGCGCGGTCCGCGGTGATGTCGAGGACGCCGTAGCCGTGGCGGTCGGTGTCGACCCAGTGGACGTGCCGGTTGGCCGCCTGGATGATCGGCGCGGCGAGCGCGGTGACGGTGCCCTCGGGGACCTTGAGGATGTCGTCGAGGTTGTCGGAGGTGACCGACGTGACGACGAACTCCGTGGCGGCCGAGGGTGACAGCGGGTAGGTGCCGGCGTCCACGGGCACGTCGTTGGCCCAGGCCATGTGGATGTCGCCGGTCAGGAAGACCGTGTTGCGGATCGCGTTGGAGCGCAGGTGGGCGAGGAGTTCACGCCGGTCGTCCGTGTAGCCGTCCCACTGGTCGGTGTTGAGGGCGAGACCCTCCTTGGGCAGGCCGAGCAGTTCGGCGAGCGGCTTCAGGAGATCGGCGGTGAGGGAGCCGATGACGAACGGTGAGATCATCACCGAGTTCCCGACCAGCCGCCAGGTGGTGTCGGAGGCCTTCAACCCCGCCTTCAGCCAGTCCAGTTGGGCCCGGCCGGTGATCGTGCGCGCCGGGTCGTCGACCGTACCGCTGCCCGTGGACACCTGCTGGGAGCGGAAGGAGCGCAGATCGAGGAGGGAGAGGTCGGCGAGCTTGCCGAAGCGCAGGCGCCGGTAGGTGGTGCCCGCGATCGCCGGGCGGACCGGCATCCACTCGAAGTAGGCCTGTTTCGCGGCGGACTGCCGGGCCGACCAGGTGCCCTCCGTGCCCTCGGTGTGGTTCTCGGCGCCGCCCGACCAGGTGTCGTTGGCGAACTCGTGGTCGTCCCAGATCGCGACGACGGGGGCAGCCGCGTGCAGGGCCTGGAGGTCGGCGTCCGTCTTGTAACGCCCGTGCCGTACGCGGTAGTCGGCGAGCGTGAGGATCTCGTGCGCGGGGGAGTGCGGGCGTACGACGGTGCCACGGGTGCCGTACGTGCCGGTGCCGTACTCGTAGATGTAGTCGCCGAGGTGCAGCCAGGCGTCCAGGTCGCCGCGGGCCGCGAGATGGCGGTACGAGGAGAAGTAGCCGGCCTCCCAGTTGGCGCAGGAGACCACGCCGAAGCGCAGACCCGTCACCGCGGCGTCCGCGGCGGGCGCGGTACGGGTGCGGGCGGCCGGGGAGTCCGTGCCGCCCGCCGAGAAGCGGAACCAGTAGTCCGTGGCGGGCGCGAGGCCGCGGATGTCCGCCTTGACGGTGTGGTCGGCGGCGGCCGTCGCGGTGGTCGAGCCCTTGGACACGACGTTCGTGAACGCCTTGTCGAGGGCGACGGTCCAGCTCACCTCGGTGTCCGGGCCGAGCCCGGAGCCGGGTATCGCCTCGGCGGTGGGTGTCACGCGCGTCCACAGCAGGACGCCGTCGGGCAGCGGATCGCCGGAGGCCACCCCGTGCAGGAACGCGGGGACCTCGGCAGCGGCACGGGCGGGCAGCGCGGCGGCCAGCGGACCGGCCAGTACGGCGGTGGCGGCGGCGGCCTTGACCACCGTACGACGGCGTGGGGCGGGGGAGTTGACCCGGGCGCCCGTGGACTCGGAGGAAGAGCTTCGACTCGTCACGGGCGCTGAGATTACTGATCAGTAGGCCGACAGAGCGGGCGAACGACAAAAGTTCGCCCGCTCTTCGGCTGATCGTCCACCGGGGCTGAGCGGCGGACCGTACGACGGGCGCTCCGAACGCCCCGGAACCCGCTGCTCAGGCCTTCAGCGCCGCCGTGATCGCCGTGGTGAAGTCGGCGACCGTCATGGGCGCGTTCTCGCTGTTCGGGGCCGTGAGCTTCTTGCCGTCCATCACCAGGCTCGGAGTGCCGTTGACGCCGTCCTTGTTGGTGTTGAACGTCTGGGACATCGCCAGCGCCCAGGCGTCGTACGTGCCGTCCTTGACGGCGGTCTGGAACTTCGTGTTGTTCTTGAGCGCGCTGACCGTGTTCGCCACCTTGATCAGGTAGTCGTCGCTCTTGAACTTGTCGTCCGTCTCCTCGGGGTGGTACTTCGTCGAGTAGAGCGCGGTCTTGTACTCCAGGAACGCCTCCGGGCTCACGTTCAGCGCGGCGCCCATGGCGCTCATCGCGTTCTTGGAGCCCTCGCCGCGGGAGCCGATCGCGATCTTCCCGTTGTCGTCGGTGTCACCGTCGAGGAACGTTCCGCCGATGTACTGGATCTTGAACTTGCCCGCGTCGAAGTCCGCCTTCAGCGTCGGGCCGACCGTCTCCTCGAACTGGGCGCAGATCGGGCAGCGCGGGTCCTCGTACAGCTTGAGGGTCTTCTTGGCGGTGCTCTTGCCGAGGATCACGGTCGTGCCGTTGGTGCCCGTGGTGTTGGCCGGCGCGACGACCTTCGCGTCCTTCGCCGTGTCCCAGTAGCCCGGCTTGTTGTTCTGCACGACCGCGTACCCGATACCGCCGGCTATCGCGAGGACGGCGACCACCGCGCCGGCCACGATGACCTGCCGCTTCACCTTGTCGCGCTTGGCCTGGCGCTCGCGCTCCTGGCGCAGACGTTCACGGGCCGCGCTCTTGGACGCCTGGCTGTTCCGCTTGCTCATGCTGGTGATCTCCCTGGGGAACGCGTACGCGGCATGGGCGGCGTACGCGGAAACGAATAGGGGCTTGCCGGTGCTCGGTGCTCGTTGCTGTCGCTCAGGCGAAGGCGAGCGGGCTCGGGCGAGGCGGTCCTCGTCGTCCCAGGGAGTGCACGAGCAGGCGCGCGCGGAGGGCGGTGACGCGCTGAGCCGGCCGCGGCATGCGGCGTACCGCCGGGGCGGACCGGACCGTCACCGCGGCGGCGGCCAGCAGCAGCGGGCGGAAGGTGGAGGTGGTGAGCGCGTCCAGCAGCTGGGCCAGGGCCCGCTCGCCCCGGCGCAGCCAGGCGGCGGCCAGCAGCCCCACGCCGACATGCGCGCCCAGCAGCAGCCAGGCGGTCGACGGGCCGGCGTGGGCGAGCAGCGCCGCCACCCGGTCGGTGTCGGAGCCCGCCACCCGGGCCAGCGGGGTGCCCACGCCGTCGCCGGCGCACAGCACGTCGAAGCCGACCGAGCGCAGCGGCCCGGCGACCGGACCGCCCGCCCGGCCGTAACAGACCGTCTGGCCGGTGGTGAAGACCGTGTCGGCGGCCAGCTCCAGCGGGATCAGCAGGGCCGCGATCCGGCCGAAGCCGCGCTCGCGGCCGGCCAGGGCGTACGCGACGACGAAGACGGCGGCGGCGATCACGGCCACCGTCCCCATGGGCAGCGGGACCCTGGACAGCAGCACGTGCGACGCGCTGCTGAGCGTCACGACGAGTGCCGTGAACAGTGCCGCGCGTACGGCTCTGAGGTGGGTCCCGGATATGTCCATAGCGGAGGTGAGTGTGTCACGGACTCCTGTAAGAGGTCCCTAAAAGGTCCCTGTGAGCCTCTGCACTGTCGGAAGAGGTGTCCACGGGTGTGTCGTGCGGCCGGCTAGAGGCCCGGGATCCGGCCGTTGCGGAACAGGTCCACGAAGGTCTGGTGGTCGGCACGTGCGCGTGCGCCGTACTCGTGGGCGAAGTCCACCAGAAGGTCCGCGAAGCCCGTCTCGTCGGCCGCGATCACCGCGTCGATGGCCCGCTCGGTGGAGAAGGGCACCAGGGACTCGCCGGACTGGTCGTCCGCCGCCGCGTGCATCGTGGCCGTCGCCCGGCCCAGGTCGGCGACGACGGCCGCGATCTCCTCCGGGTCGTCGATGTCGCCCCAGTCCAGGTCCACGGCGTACGGCGACACCTCGGCGACCAGCTGACCGCGGCCGTCCAGCTCGGTCCAGCCCAGCCACGGGTCGGCGTGGTCCTGGAGGGCGCGCTGCGAGATGACCGTGCGGTGGCCCTCGTGCTGGAAGTAGCCGCGGATCGCCGGGTCGGTGATGTGCCGGGAGACGGCCGGGGTCTGGGCCTGCTTGATGTAGATCACCACATCGTTCTCCAGGGCGTCCGTGGCGCCCTCCAGCAGGATGTTGTACGAGGGCAGCCCGGCCGAGCCGATACCGATGCCGCGACGGCCGACGACGTCCTTCACCCGGTACGAGTCGGGGCGGGTCAGGGACGACTCCGGGAGCGTCTCCAGATAGCCGTCGAAGGCGGCCAGGACCTTGTAGCGGGTTGCCGCGTCCAACTCGATGGAGCCGCCGCCGGGCGCGAAGCGGCGCTCGAAGTCGCGGATCTCCGTCATCGAGTCGAGCAGCCCGAACCGGGTCAGCGAGCGCGCGTCGCGCAGCGCGTCCAGCAGCGGACCCTGGGCGGTGTCCAGGGTGAACGGCGGCACCTCGTCGCTCTTCGCGCCGGTCGCGAGGGCACGGATGCGCTCGCGGTACGCGCCCGCGTACGTCCGCACGAGGTCGGTGATCTGCTCGTCGGAGAGTGCCTTCGAGTACCCGATGAGGGCCAGGGAGGCGGCGAGGCGCTTCAGGTCCCAGGTGAAGGGCCCGACGTACGCCTCGTCGAAGTCGTTGACGTTGAAGATCAGCCGGCCCTCGGCGTCCATGTACGTGCCGAAGTTCTCCGCGTGCAGGTCGCCGTGGATCCACACGCGCGCGGTGCGGTCGTCCAGGTAGGGTCCGCCCCGCCGCTCCGCCTCCAGGTCGTGGTAGAAGAGGCACGCCGTACCCCGGTAGAACGCGAACGCGGAGGCCGCCATCTTGCGGAACTTCACGCGGAACGCGGCCGGATCGGCGGCCAGGAGCTCGCCGAACGCGGTGTCGAAGACGGTGAGGATCTCCTCGCCGCGGTGCTCGGCGCTGAGCTGCGGAACCGACATCGCTTGGTGCCTCCTGGTGCAGGTGATGCAAGACGAATGGGGCCGGACGGGCCGACCGGGGAGACGAATGACTCCGTCGTCCCTCCAACGTCCGAGGGTATGCCGGAGTGCCCACGACCCGCCCACGAAGGTACGGGGGAGACGCCTCCCGCTGTCAGTGCCGAGGCTTAGACTTCGTCGCTGTCCCCCCAGACTGCCCGCAGCCTGTCGCCGAGTGCCCGCCCGTCGCCCGACCACCACCCCTCAACGAGGCGCTTCGCGCCACTGCACTGCCCCATGGAGGCCACGCCGTGTCAAAGCCGCCGTTCACGCACCTGCACGTCCACACCCAGTACTCGCTGCTGGACGGTGCCGCGCGGCTCAAGGACATGTTCGAGGCGTGCAACGAGATGGGCATGACCCACATCGCCATGTCCGACCACGGCAACCTGCATGGCGCGTACGACTTCTTCCACACCGCCAAGAAGGCCGGCGTCACGCCGATCATCGGCATCGAGGCGTATGTGGCGCCCGAGTCGCGGCGCAACAAGCGGAAGATCCAGTGGGGCCAGCCGCACCAGAAGCGCGACGACGTGTCCGGTTCCGGCGGTTACACCCACAAGACGATCTGGGCGGCCAACGCGACGGGCCTGCACAACCTCTTCCGGCTGTCCTCGGACGCGTACGCGGAGGGCTGGCTGCAGAAGTGGCCGCGCATGGACAAGGAGACCATCTCCCAGTGGTCCGAGGGGCTCATCGCCTCCACCGGCTGTCCGTCCGGCGAGCTCCAGACACGGCTGCGCCTCGGGCAGGAGAAGGAGGCGCTCCAGGCGGCCTCCGAGTACCAGGACATCTTCGGCAAGGACCGGTACTTCCTGGAGCTGATGGACCACGGCATCGAGATCGAACACCGGGTCCGTGACGGCCTTCTGGAGATCGGCAGGAAGCTCGGCATCCCGCCCCTGGTCACCAACGACTCGCACTACACGTACGCGCACGAGTCGGTCGCGCACGACGCGCTGCTGTGCATCCAGACCGGCAAGAACCTCTCCGACCCCGACCGCTTCCGCTTCGACGGCACCGGTTACTACCTGAAGTCCACGGACGAGATGTACGCCATCGACTCCTCGGACGCCTGGCAGGAGGGCTGCGCCAACACCCTCCTGGTGGCCGAACAGATCGACACCTCGGGCATGTTCGAGGCCAAGAACCTCATGCCGAAGTTCGAGATCCCGGACGGCTTCACCGAGATCACCTGGTTCCAGGAGGAGGTCCGGCGCGGCATGAACCGCCGCTTCCCCGGCGGTGTCCCCGACGACCGCCAGAAGCAGGCGGAGTACGAGATGGACGTCATCATCCAGATGGGGTTCCCGGGGTACTTCCTCGTCGTCGCCGACTTCATCATGTGGGCCAAGAAGCAGGGCATCGCGGTCGGCCCCGGCCGTGGTTCCGCGGCCGGTTCGATCGTCGCCTACGCCATGGGCATCACCGACCTCGACCCGATCCCGCACGGTCTGATCTTCGAGCGGTTCCTCAACCCCGAGCGTGTCTCCATGCCCGACGTCGACATCGACTTCGACGAACGTCGGCGCGTCGAGGTGATCCGGTACGTGACCGAGAAGTACGGCGCCGACAAGGTCGCCATGATCGGCACGTACGGCAAGATCAAGGCGAAGAACGCCATCAAGGACTCCGCGCGCGTGCTGGGCTATCCGTACGCGATGGGCGACCGGCTCACCAAGGCGATGCCCGCCGACGTCCTCGGCAAGGGCATCGACCTCAACGGCATCACCGACCCCTCGCACCCGCGTTACAGCGAGGCCGGCGAGATCCGGGCGATGTACGAGAACGAGCCCGACGTCAAGAAGGTCATCGACACCGCCAAGGGCGTCGAGGGCCTGGTCCGGCAGATGGGTGTGCACGCGGCCGGCGTCATCATGTCCAGCGAGCCCATCGTCGACCACGCCCCGATCTGGGTGCGGCACACCGACGGCGTGACCATCACACAGTGGGACTACCCGCAGTGCGAGTCGCTCGGCCTGCTGAAGATGGACTTCCTGGGCCTGCGCAACCTGACCATCATGGACGACGCCGTCAAGATGGTGAAGGCCAACAAGGGCGTCGACCTCGACCTGCTGGCCCTGCCGCTCGACGACCCGAAGACCTTCGAACTGCTCCAGCGCGGTGACACCCTCGGCGTCTTCCAGTTCGACGGCGGACCCATGCGCTCCCTGCTGCGTCTGATGAAGCCCGACAACTTCGAGGACATCTCCGCCGTCTCGGCGCTCTACCGTCCCGGCCCGATGGGCATGGACTCGCACACCAACTACGCGCTCCGCAAGAACAAGCTCCAGGAGATCACCCCGATCCACAAGGAGCTCGAAGAGCCCCTCGAAGAGGTCCTCGCGGTCACCTACGGCCTGATCGTCTACCAGGAGCAGGTGCAGAAGGCCGCCCAGATCATCGCCGGGTACTCACTCGGCGAGGCCGACATCCTGCGCCGCGTGATGGGCAAGAAGAAGCCCGACGAACTGGCCAAGAACTTCACCATCTTCCAGGCCGGCGCCAAGAAGAACGGCTACAGCGACGAGGCGATCCAGGGCCTGTGGGACGTCCTGGTCCCCTTCGCCGGTTACGCCTTCAACAAGGCCCACTCGGCCGCGTACGGACTGGTCTCGTACTGGACCGCCTATCTGAAGGCCAACTACCCGGCCGAGTACATGGCGGGTCTGCTCACCTCGGTCAAGGACGACAAGGACAAGTCCGCGATCTATCTGAACGAGTGCCGGCGCATGGGCATCAAGGTGCTCCCGCCCAACGTCAACGAGTCGATGTCCAACTTCGCCGCGCAGGGCGACGACGTGATCCTCTTCGGCCTCTCCGCCGTGCGCAACGTCGGTACGAACGTCGTCGAGTCGATCATCAAGTCCCGCAACGCCAAGGGGAAGTACGGCTCCTTCCCCGACTACCTCGACAAGGTCGAGGCCGTCGTCTGCAACAAGCGGACCACGGAGTCGCTGATCAAGGCCGGCGCGTTCGACAGCATGGGACACACCCGTAAGGGCCTCACCGCGCACTTCGAGCCGATGATCGACAACGTGGTCGCGGTGAAGCGGAAAGAGGCCGAGGGCCAGTTCGACCTCTTCGGCGGCATGGGCGAGGCGGAGACCAGCGAGCCCGGCTTCGGTCTCGACGTCGAGTTCACCACCGACGAGTGGGACAAGGCCTATCTGCTCGCCCAGGAGCGGGAGATGCTCGGCCTGTACGTCTCCGACCACCCGCTCTTCGGCCTGGAGCACGTCCTGTCCGACAAGGCCGACGCGGGCATCTCCCAGCTCACCGGAGGTGAGCACG
The DNA window shown above is from Streptomyces sp. NBC_01451 and carries:
- a CDS encoding dienelactone hydrolase family protein — protein: MNVMLFHSTYGLRPAVRAAADRLRAAGHEVWTPDLFDGHTFGTVEEGMAFKDATGKDELLRRAILAAAPYSGRGLVYAGFSFGAATAQTLALGDAKARGLLLLHGTSDIAETASVDELPVQLHVAEPDAFETDDWLGSWYLQMGRAGADVEIYRYAGAGHLYTDPDLPDYDEEAAEATWRVALGFLDSL
- a CDS encoding TraR/DksA family transcriptional regulator: MVAKKTAEHQPVTGRSTRPTAAEASGSGKGTDAKKSALKKGAAKKAAATGTAATKAVASTSVAKRTVAKRAVAKTAAAKTTAVKTVAAKTAVEKRAAAPRGTAAGSGTGKRTSTKSTARKSTANKAGAAEAAKTTGATTVVAKKTPGTTTTAKKPGAVPKARIVAAVEPGGLAVRPGEDPWTPEEVAEARAELQSEVQRLRAELAASEQSLVGLMRDSGDGAGDDQADTGTKNITREGEMALAANAREMLLQDERALQRLEAGTYGLCENCGNAIGKARMQAFPRATLCVECKQKQERRY
- a CDS encoding RluA family pseudouridine synthase, translated to MSTVPEIRNLPVPDGLEGERVDAAISRMFGFSRTKAAELAAAGKVMVDGSVVGKSERVHGGAWLEVEMPQAPAPVQVVAEPVEGMVIVHDDDDIVVIVKPVGVAAHPSPGWTGTTVIGGLAAAGYRISTSGAAERQGIVHRLDVGTSGLMAVAKSERAYTSLKRQFKERTVDKRYHTLVQGHPDPMSGTIDAPIGRHPNHDYKWAVTAEGKPSVTHYDLIEAFRAASLLDVKLETGRTHQIRVHMAAHRHPCVGDLTYGADPTLAKRLGLTRQWLHAVRLGFEHPGDGTWVEFESDYPDDLANALERVREETYA
- the lspA gene encoding signal peptidase II gives rise to the protein MAEAERIIGTPDIPDAAGAEPETPDERPRGRRRILVLFTVAALAYVLDLASKMIVVAKLEHHAPIEIIGDWLKFEAIRNAGAAFGMGEAFTVIFTVIAAAVIVVIARLARKLYSVPWAIALGLLLGGALGNLTDRIFRSPGVFEGAVVDFIAPKHFAVFNLADSAIVCGGVLIVLLSFRGLDPDGTVHKD
- a CDS encoding alkaline phosphatase D family protein → MTSRSSSSESTGARVNSPAPRRRTVVKAAAATAVLAGPLAAALPARAAAEVPAFLHGVASGDPLPDGVLLWTRVTPTAEAIPGSGLGPDTEVSWTVALDKAFTNVVSKGSTTATAAADHTVKADIRGLAPATDYWFRFSAGGTDSPAARTRTAPAADAAVTGLRFGVVSCANWEAGYFSSYRHLAARGDLDAWLHLGDYIYEYGTGTYGTRGTVVRPHSPAHEILTLADYRVRHGRYKTDADLQALHAAAPVVAIWDDHEFANDTWSGGAENHTEGTEGTWSARQSAAKQAYFEWMPVRPAIAGTTYRRLRFGKLADLSLLDLRSFRSQQVSTGSGTVDDPARTITGRAQLDWLKAGLKASDTTWRLVGNSVMISPFVIGSLTADLLKPLAELLGLPKEGLALNTDQWDGYTDDRRELLAHLRSNAIRNTVFLTGDIHMAWANDVPVDAGTYPLSPSAATEFVVTSVTSDNLDDILKVPEGTVTALAAPIIQAANRHVHWVDTDRHGYGVLDITADRAQMDYYVLSDRTKANATSTWWRSYRTRSGTQKVERTYGPV
- a CDS encoding mechanosensitive ion channel family protein, coding for MENVLRPLIVLGGSVVLTLLIGWATDRLLRKADERQTETPLWGLLRRGRVPYHLVLCAALLRGSYHEADLLREHQVAVGRALTLVLIGSTAWLIVRIAAAVVDTSYARYARVHPDPARVRRVRTQVSLITRVVAAVVGVVAVAAMLLTFPAMRAAGASLLASAGILGIVAGVAAQSTLSNMFAGFQIAFGDMVRLGDTVVVDGEWGTVDEITLTFLSVRTWDERRITMPVSYFTSKPFENWSRGGAQMTGIVFWHLDHSAPMDAMREKLRDLLRECPAWDGRACDLSVTDATPSTMEVRALVTAKDADDVWKVRVHVREGMIRWLAGQHPYALPRVNTADASLPPGTEAATRQARRAHETPRVAGRG
- a CDS encoding GNAT family N-acetyltransferase; its protein translation is MTLPPYVVRVAEDPADREACFAVRKEVFVAEQRVPEDLEYDEFDAGALHVVAVREDGVALGTGRLLYGEAAAGRTGGDPSVGSLGRLAVRKEARGLGVGVALVRGIEAAARELGLTAVDLHAQTSALGFYERLGYAGYGDEFHEAGIAHRGMRRSL